Proteins from one bacterium genomic window:
- a CDS encoding uroporphyrinogen decarboxylase family protein, producing MALKEEEMKQDERYQAYKRLWPKRIPHWEPLSCPDGMTYCTGIDFYEHPRLCALKMNEMYPMLYAGVPDKDEPIPRPDLDGKSNSVSIDEHGRRSVRWGASTSSHWDWGIKFKDVEEVLAFSPLELGDFTDLPLNEARDYRDEEKLFQVYSTHFPAEWGGKLPEGEWEYVGFYNTMIMWPILTFGWELFLEAALDPRFERIMDEFAEINRRVFRTFTRLPVTHVLCHDDIVGSRGPYMSPAWMRKFIFPRYEEFWGILREAGKEVIMITDGCADVFVDDIFACGAVGIFTEPYTDFKAIARKHENCFLVGEGDNRVLCRNNPEEIKAMVHSMIETSKMTGGYMMGIGNHIPWNTSPEGLKLYLDLCHELAHR from the coding sequence ATGGCTTTGAAAGAGGAAGAAATGAAGCAAGACGAGAGATATCAGGCATACAAAAGATTATGGCCTAAGCGCATCCCCCACTGGGAACCATTGTCATGTCCCGACGGGATGACCTATTGTACCGGAATTGACTTTTACGAGCACCCCCGCCTTTGCGCATTGAAGATGAATGAGATGTACCCTATGCTCTATGCCGGAGTACCCGATAAGGATGAGCCTATACCGAGGCCTGATCTCGATGGGAAGAGCAACTCCGTTTCCATCGATGAGCATGGTAGGCGTTCAGTTCGATGGGGAGCAAGCACCTCTTCGCACTGGGATTGGGGCATTAAGTTCAAAGATGTGGAAGAAGTGCTTGCCTTTTCGCCGCTTGAACTTGGCGATTTTACAGATTTACCTCTAAACGAAGCTCGGGATTATAGGGACGAAGAGAAACTCTTTCAAGTCTATTCGACGCACTTTCCTGCTGAATGGGGCGGAAAGCTCCCTGAAGGTGAGTGGGAGTACGTTGGCTTCTATAACACAATGATCATGTGGCCGATTCTCACCTTTGGTTGGGAACTGTTTCTTGAGGCTGCATTAGACCCCCGCTTTGAACGTATAATGGACGAGTTCGCGGAAATTAATCGTCGTGTATTTCGAACCTTCACAAGGCTCCCTGTTACACATGTTCTCTGCCATGACGATATCGTCGGATCGCGTGGGCCTTATATGTCACCGGCTTGGATGCGCAAGTTTATCTTCCCACGCTATGAGGAGTTCTGGGGAATATTGCGGGAGGCCGGTAAGGAAGTGATAATGATCACCGACGGTTGTGCCGATGTGTTTGTCGACGATATCTTTGCTTGCGGCGCTGTTGGGATTTTCACCGAGCCTTACACGGATTTCAAAGCAATCGCGCGTAAGCACGAAAATTGCTTCCTGGTCGGCGAAGGAGATAACCGCGTCTTGTGCCGAAACAATCCTGAAGAAATCAAGGCGATGGTCCACAGCATGATAGAAACTTCAAAGATGACTGGCGGCTACATGATGGGCATCGGCAATCACATCCCCTGGAACACCAGCCCAGAAGGCCTCAAGCTTTATCTGGATTTATGTCACGAGTTGGCACACCGATAA
- a CDS encoding GNAT family N-acetyltransferase — protein MRSWIMMAHRDALPYEPPDFEGKVRAASLLDREAIIDLSIEMIEFHREIDPRCSTDADLKAIYQAELNDAFADLNHAIFVAELNGKVVGEMHCVLHRLNEEERSSPISPGTYGYIGSASVTASVRGKGVGKALFAQANRWFRSHRVNGVQLHYNTVNPVSTHFWQNLGFEPLIVTLHQELTHSISPET, from the coding sequence TTGCGCTCATGGATTATGATGGCTCACCGTGATGCCCTTCCCTACGAGCCACCTGATTTTGAGGGTAAAGTCAGGGCCGCTTCCCTCCTCGATCGAGAGGCGATTATCGATCTCAGTATCGAAATGATTGAATTCCACCGCGAAATCGACCCCCGATGCTCAACTGATGCCGATCTCAAGGCAATTTATCAAGCCGAATTAAATGACGCCTTTGCTGACCTCAACCATGCAATCTTTGTAGCCGAATTGAACGGGAAAGTGGTCGGAGAGATGCACTGCGTTCTTCATCGATTAAATGAGGAAGAGCGCTCAAGTCCCATCAGCCCTGGAACTTACGGCTATATTGGCTCAGCCTCAGTAACGGCATCGGTTCGAGGCAAAGGGGTTGGGAAAGCCCTTTTCGCGCAAGCTAATCGCTGGTTCCGATCTCACCGTGTGAACGGCGTCCAACTACATTACAATACAGTCAATCCAGTCTCAACTCACTTTTGGCAAAATTTAGGATTTGAGCCACTAATCGTTACTCTCCATCAAGAATTAACTCATTCTATAAGCCCTGAAACGTAG
- a CDS encoding protein-L-isoaspartate(D-aspartate) O-methyltransferase: MFDTYSLQRERMVTEQIEARGITDQQLLAVMRKVPRHLFVPERNRSQAYSDSALPIGEGQTISQPAIVAIMSELLELNGDEKILEIGTGSGYQTAILAELAGEIITLDRLLALAEKSRSLLNDLGYKNVEVIVGDGTEGYIPRTPYDRILITAGAPYVPQPLLDQLQSPGRLVAPVGTMRKQTLTVVYKDESGNLQWKNHGFCVFVPLVGQHGWDAKTHSSNASDEKR, from the coding sequence ATGTTTGACACGTATTCCTTGCAACGTGAACGAATGGTGACGGAGCAGATAGAGGCTCGCGGGATTACCGACCAACAGCTTCTAGCGGTCATGCGCAAAGTCCCCCGCCATCTTTTCGTGCCGGAGCGTAATCGTTCACAAGCCTATAGCGATTCAGCGCTGCCGATTGGTGAAGGACAAACCATCTCCCAACCGGCCATTGTTGCTATCATGTCCGAACTGCTCGAACTCAACGGGGATGAAAAGATATTGGAGATCGGCACCGGTTCGGGCTATCAAACCGCTATTCTAGCCGAACTTGCAGGAGAAATCATTACCCTCGACCGTCTCCTTGCTTTAGCGGAAAAATCTCGCTCGCTTCTTAACGATTTAGGTTATAAAAACGTTGAGGTTATCGTCGGAGACGGCACTGAAGGTTATATTCCAAGAACGCCTTATGATAGGATTTTAATCACCGCCGGAGCGCCGTATGTTCCGCAACCACTTTTAGATCAACTCCAATCACCAGGCCGCCTAGTTGCTCCCGTTGGAACCATGCGCAAGCAAACCCTAACGGTTGTTTACAAGGACGAAAGCGGAAATCTTCAGTGGAAAAACCACGGCTTCTGCGTCTTCGTCCCCTTGGTCGGCCAGCACGGCTGGGATGCAAAAACCCACTCTTCCAACGCTTCTGATGAGAAGAGGTGA
- the hcp gene encoding hydroxylamine reductase, which translates to MFCYQCEQTANGTGCTNLGVCGKNEDIAGLQDLLVFGLKGIAAYAHHARELGARDEQVDAFVHDALFFTLTNVNFSLDDHLKMVMKCGEMNYRIMEVLDKANVDRFGSPEPASVFTGTKAGPGIIITGHDLLDLEELLKQTEGTGINVYTHGEMLPAHSYPELRKYPHLVGNYGTAWQNQRIEFEKFSGAIVVTTNCVMPLTSQTTYGNRIFTRSITGLEESTPIEGRDFSAVIKKALELPALVEQEGAYTIPTGFHHNVILSIADKVVEAVRAGKIKHFFLIGGCDGAKPGRNYFTELAQKVPKDCVILTVACGKYRFNDIDFGEIDGIPRLLDLGQCNNSYSGIQIALALAKVFNCGVNDLPLSIVLSWFEQKAVAILLTLLHLGVNNIRIGPTPPAFVTPNVFKVLNEGFGLKLITTPDEDLKAILS; encoded by the coding sequence ATGTTTTGCTACCAATGTGAACAGACAGCCAACGGAACAGGTTGTACCAATCTCGGTGTCTGCGGAAAGAACGAGGACATTGCAGGTCTTCAAGATTTACTCGTATTTGGATTAAAAGGAATTGCAGCTTACGCGCACCACGCGCGTGAATTGGGCGCAAGAGATGAGCAAGTGGATGCGTTTGTGCACGACGCACTATTCTTTACGCTGACGAATGTCAATTTCAGCTTAGACGATCACTTAAAGATGGTCATGAAGTGCGGGGAAATGAATTACCGCATCATGGAAGTGCTCGATAAAGCTAATGTGGATCGCTTCGGTTCACCTGAGCCGGCGTCAGTATTTACTGGAACAAAGGCTGGGCCGGGCATTATTATCACCGGTCATGACTTACTTGACCTGGAAGAACTTCTCAAGCAAACTGAAGGCACTGGCATTAATGTCTATACCCATGGCGAAATGCTTCCCGCACATTCATATCCTGAATTAAGGAAATATCCACACTTAGTTGGCAATTATGGTACCGCGTGGCAGAATCAGCGCATTGAATTTGAAAAGTTCTCAGGCGCTATCGTTGTGACTACTAATTGTGTGATGCCATTAACCAGCCAGACAACATATGGCAATCGTATTTTCACTCGAAGCATTACAGGTTTAGAAGAATCAACACCTATTGAAGGGCGCGATTTCTCGGCTGTCATTAAGAAAGCTCTTGAGTTACCTGCGCTTGTCGAACAAGAGGGCGCATATACTATCCCAACTGGTTTCCATCACAATGTCATTCTCAGCATCGCTGACAAAGTGGTCGAGGCAGTAAGAGCCGGCAAAATCAAACATTTCTTCCTTATTGGAGGTTGCGATGGCGCAAAGCCCGGACGCAACTACTTTACGGAATTAGCCCAAAAAGTGCCGAAAGACTGCGTTATTTTAACCGTAGCTTGTGGGAAATATCGTTTCAACGACATTGATTTTGGTGAAATTGACGGTATACCGCGTTTATTGGATCTCGGTCAGTGCAACAACTCATATTCCGGAATTCAAATTGCTTTGGCGCTTGCAAAAGTATTTAATTGCGGTGTAAATGATCTACCGCTTTCCATCGTTCTTTCGTGGTTTGAGCAAAAAGCGGTTGCTATTCTGTTGACGCTTCTACACCTCGGCGTCAATAACATAAGAATTGGACCTACACCACCAGCTTTTGTTACGCCAAACGTATTTAAGGTACTTAATGAAGGATTTGGCTTGAAGCTTATTACTACACCTGATGAAGATCTAAAGGCAATACTCAGCTAA